From Levilactobacillus zymae, a single genomic window includes:
- a CDS encoding DUF2087 domain-containing protein has protein sequence MPELQLTRLPRKQKRLLTTLARVTSTIPDGQRFTESQINDHLRPIYADYALLRRLLIDYHFLARTPDGTAYWRLAPERTA, from the coding sequence ATGCCCGAATTACAGTTAACGCGCTTGCCGCGAAAACAAAAACGCCTACTGACCACCTTAGCGCGCGTCACCAGCACCATCCCCGACGGCCAACGCTTCACCGAATCCCAAATCAACGACCATCTACGCCCAATTTATGCCGATTACGCATTGCTACGGCGCCTACTCATTGACTATCATTTCTTAGCACGCACACCAGACGGTACGGCTTATTGGCGCTTGGCTCCAGAAAGGACCGCTTAA
- a CDS encoding GIY-YIG nuclease family protein: MNDQQKQRLRAAYKFAPTYYGVIQIENTRNHKIFIDTVANLHNRWGYYQLNLNQNFYHGTPLQTDWLKDGAAAFTYTVLWKADAADVVNMRQTLKTLQDKWLRKLTPFDDRGYNHRPLRWAYDNQD, encoded by the coding sequence ATGAACGATCAACAAAAACAACGACTACGCGCGGCGTATAAGTTTGCGCCCACCTATTACGGCGTGATCCAGATTGAAAATACCCGTAACCACAAGATCTTTATCGATACCGTGGCGAACCTGCATAACCGGTGGGGGTATTACCAATTGAATTTGAATCAAAATTTCTACCACGGCACACCGTTACAAACCGATTGGTTAAAAGACGGTGCGGCAGCCTTTACCTATACGGTTCTATGGAAGGCCGATGCCGCCGACGTGGTCAATATGCGCCAGACGCTCAAAACCTTGCAGGATAAATGGTTACGGAAATTGACCCCCTTCGACGACCGGGGCTATAACCACCGCCCCTTACGCTGGGCGTACGACAACCAAGATTAG
- a CDS encoding chloramphenicol acetyltransferase, which produces MTTLNTNFTPIDMATWPRREYFYYFTKMAPMGFTVTVTLDITATLAWSRTHHVKFNAVYLYLISRLLTRHPEFRVVRESQTQQLVIYDVLHPSYTVIHPDHTISNLWTAYDPLFTTFYQNYLTDLDQYGDVAGPMPKAPQSANLFTIGSLPWLDFTSYTPLPFTPLTTYTPVFQAGKFTTSNDQTTLPLSLTVHHAVSDGYQASALLNELQAMCQQPATYLG; this is translated from the coding sequence ATGACAACCTTAAATACCAACTTTACCCCGATCGACATGGCCACCTGGCCGCGCCGGGAATACTTCTACTATTTTACTAAGATGGCGCCCATGGGCTTTACCGTGACGGTGACCTTAGACATTACCGCCACGCTGGCTTGGAGTCGGACCCACCACGTGAAGTTCAACGCCGTTTACCTCTATCTAATTAGTCGCTTATTAACGCGGCATCCCGAGTTTCGGGTGGTCCGTGAGTCTCAAACTCAGCAGCTGGTGATCTACGACGTGTTACATCCCTCGTATACCGTGATCCACCCCGACCACACGATCTCTAACCTGTGGACGGCCTACGATCCGCTCTTTACCACCTTTTATCAAAACTATCTGACCGACCTGGACCAGTACGGCGACGTTGCCGGTCCCATGCCCAAGGCCCCCCAGTCGGCTAATCTGTTTACCATTGGTAGCCTGCCTTGGTTGGACTTTACCAGTTACACCCCATTGCCCTTTACCCCTTTGACCACCTACACGCCGGTCTTCCAGGCCGGGAAGTTTACCACTTCAAACGACCAGACGACCTTGCCGCTATCCTTGACCGTCCACCACGCGGTTAGCGATGGCTATCAGGCCAGTGCCCTGTTAAATGAGCTGCAGGCCATGTGTCAGCAGCCCGCAACCTATCTAGGCTAG
- a CDS encoding alpha/beta fold hydrolase — MKEQAIAITRDQLTLRGTLTRPDAPTDRLAILMHGFTSNRGMTPDQLLYQLSNQLVAHQIATLRFDFNGHGQSDGRFQDMTVVNEIADAEAILRYARHLPTSHHLYLMGHSQGGVVASMLAGLYPEDVQHVVLMAPAATLKTDAQRGVLQGVTYDPHHVPDTVPITLGEHLAVGGAYIRSAQVLPIYEVAQRYTGPVTLLHGDQDQVVALQASEHYRDVYPNATLHVLPGADHGFHGAARQMVIDLAVQAVMAEK, encoded by the coding sequence ATGAAAGAACAAGCCATTGCCATTACCCGCGATCAATTAACCCTTCGGGGGACGTTAACCCGCCCAGACGCCCCGACCGATCGCCTCGCCATCTTGATGCACGGGTTCACGTCGAACCGGGGGATGACACCGGATCAGCTACTTTACCAACTCAGTAACCAGCTCGTTGCCCACCAGATTGCCACGTTACGGTTCGACTTTAACGGTCACGGACAAAGCGACGGGCGCTTTCAGGACATGACCGTGGTTAACGAGATTGCCGACGCGGAGGCGATCCTCCGGTATGCTCGCCACTTACCGACCAGCCATCACCTTTATTTAATGGGCCATTCACAGGGGGGCGTCGTCGCCAGCATGTTGGCCGGGCTTTATCCCGAAGACGTCCAACACGTGGTATTAATGGCCCCGGCGGCCACCTTAAAGACCGATGCGCAACGGGGCGTCCTGCAGGGCGTCACCTACGACCCCCACCACGTGCCGGACACGGTGCCAATTACGCTAGGGGAACACCTGGCCGTGGGGGGCGCCTATATTCGTTCGGCCCAGGTTCTCCCCATCTACGAAGTGGCGCAACGTTACACCGGTCCCGTGACCCTGCTGCACGGTGACCAGGACCAGGTAGTGGCCTTACAAGCTTCTGAGCACTACCGCGACGTTTACCCCAACGCCACCTTACACGTTTTACCGGGGGCCGATCACGGCTTCCACGGTGCCGCTCGCCAAATGGTGATCGACCTAGCCGTCCAAGCCGTGATGGCTGAAAAATAG
- a CDS encoding zinc-binding dehydrogenase has product MKAAVFAKAGQMVVNEIEKPTIQQPDDVIIRVVRACVCGSDLWAYRGLDDKAADSENSGHESIGIVDAVGDAITTVKPGDFVIAPFTHGCGHCPACLAGFDGVCQSHTDNFSNGNQAEYVRFQHGQWALVKVPGQPSDYSEGMLKSLLTLADVMATGYHAARVAHVKAGDTVVVLGDGAVGQCAIIAAKMLGAKQIISTSRHADRQALAKEFGATANVADRGDDAVKQIMALTNGAGADAVLECVGTELSTETAMQVGRPGAVIGRVGLPHTTKMDVTAPFYHNFSLAGGPASVTTYDKQRLLKAVLDGQINPGKVFTKSFSLDQIDAAYQAMAQREAIKSFVVVSD; this is encoded by the coding sequence ATGAAAGCAGCAGTTTTTGCTAAAGCCGGTCAAATGGTAGTCAACGAGATCGAAAAACCCACGATCCAACAACCCGACGACGTGATTATTCGCGTGGTGCGGGCCTGTGTCTGTGGGTCCGACCTCTGGGCCTACCGGGGATTAGACGACAAGGCCGCCGATTCCGAAAACTCCGGTCACGAATCGATCGGGATCGTGGATGCGGTCGGTGACGCCATCACCACGGTCAAACCCGGCGACTTCGTCATCGCCCCGTTCACCCACGGCTGTGGCCACTGTCCGGCCTGTCTCGCGGGCTTCGATGGCGTGTGCCAATCCCACACGGATAACTTCAGTAACGGGAATCAAGCCGAATACGTGCGGTTCCAACACGGTCAATGGGCCTTAGTCAAGGTGCCGGGGCAGCCTAGCGATTACAGCGAAGGCATGTTAAAGTCTTTGCTGACCCTTGCCGACGTCATGGCCACCGGTTACCACGCCGCGCGGGTCGCGCACGTCAAGGCCGGAGACACGGTGGTCGTCTTGGGTGACGGTGCCGTGGGTCAGTGTGCCATCATTGCTGCCAAGATGTTGGGCGCTAAGCAAATCATCTCTACCAGTCGGCACGCCGATCGGCAAGCTTTGGCCAAGGAATTTGGCGCGACCGCTAACGTGGCCGACAGAGGTGACGACGCGGTCAAGCAGATCATGGCGCTGACCAACGGTGCCGGGGCCGATGCCGTGCTCGAATGTGTCGGCACGGAACTGTCGACCGAAACGGCGATGCAGGTTGGCCGTCCGGGAGCCGTGATTGGCCGGGTCGGCTTACCACACACCACCAAGATGGACGTGACCGCTCCGTTCTACCACAACTTTAGTTTAGCCGGCGGGCCCGCTTCCGTGACGACCTACGATAAGCAACGCTTACTTAAGGCCGTTTTAGATGGTCAAATCAATCCCGGGAAGGTCTTCACCAAGAGCTTCTCGTTGGATCAGATCGACGCCGCCTACCAAGCCATGGCTCAGCGTGAGGCCATCAAGTCGTTTGTCGTGGTTAGTGACTAA
- a CDS encoding alpha/beta fold hydrolase, whose amino-acid sequence MSLVTPLGQRLTYVHDGLTLPVYRHGPVTGEAVLLLHGFPETAASWNAVVTRLTAAGYQTWVPVMRGYAATATPAGRQAYTTTHLVGDLTALITHFHLARVHVVGHDWGGFLAWKLAQLVPAKLRSLTILATPHPLALVWAYRHSTQLLNSAYIGAFQVPRMGDWLAYRLLPHQLRSSGLSATATTALLAAFPTAASLRGPVNWYRGMLVPHQPTVPDPLIHVPTTYVWGRHDPFLGAAAAQKTAAFVTADYRFVVLNSAHWLPEERPVATSAAILERLQRA is encoded by the coding sequence ATGTCATTGGTAACGCCCCTGGGACAACGCTTGACCTACGTTCACGACGGCCTGACGCTCCCCGTTTACCGGCACGGACCGGTTACGGGAGAAGCGGTCTTACTCCTCCACGGCTTCCCCGAAACGGCAGCCAGCTGGAACGCCGTGGTGACGCGGCTCACCGCAGCCGGGTATCAGACCTGGGTTCCCGTCATGCGCGGGTATGCGGCCACCGCGACCCCGGCGGGCCGGCAAGCCTACACCACGACTCATCTGGTGGGCGACCTGACCGCCCTAATCACTCACTTTCATCTCGCCCGCGTCCACGTGGTGGGTCACGACTGGGGCGGCTTTTTGGCGTGGAAACTCGCTCAGTTAGTTCCCGCTAAGCTCCGTTCCCTAACCATCCTTGCCACGCCCCATCCGTTAGCACTGGTCTGGGCGTACCGGCATTCGACCCAGCTGCTGAACAGTGCCTATATCGGCGCCTTTCAAGTACCCCGGATGGGCGACTGGTTAGCTTACCGGTTATTGCCGCACCAGCTCCGGTCTTCCGGGTTAAGCGCGACCGCCACCACCGCGTTACTGGCCGCCTTTCCTACCGCCGCGAGTTTGCGCGGTCCCGTGAACTGGTACCGCGGGATGCTGGTGCCCCATCAACCGACGGTCCCTGATCCGTTGATCCATGTGCCAACCACCTACGTTTGGGGTCGCCACGATCCGTTCTTGGGTGCGGCCGCGGCCCAGAAAACCGCCGCGTTCGTGACGGCCGACTACCGGTTCGTGGTTCTGAACAGCGCCCACTGGTTACCGGAGGAACGCCCAGTGGCGACCAGTGCGGCCATCCTAGAACGTTTACAGCGGGCCTAA
- a CDS encoding manganese-dependent inorganic pyrophosphatase, translating into MSKVLIFGHQNPDTDAIVAAKAFAYYQSQKGLDVEAVALGDPNMETNYVLNHFDEPAPRVVKTVANETDHVMLVDHNEAQQSVADRDQVTVDAVVDHHKIGNFETAAPLYYRAEPVGCCSTILVEMFNEAKIEIPAKLAGLMLSAIISDTLLLKSPTTTDVDREAVRELAEIADIDVQSYGIAMLKAGTNLAAKSDQELIDADAKSFDMAGKSVRIDQINTVDLQDVLDRQAGIEKAMAAENADKGYDLFIALATNVLTSDSELIVVGDDATRAAVEKAFNVKLAQNRASLPGVVSRKKQVVPPLTAAFEG; encoded by the coding sequence ATGAGTAAAGTATTGATTTTTGGTCACCAAAACCCGGACACCGACGCCATTGTGGCGGCTAAGGCGTTTGCTTACTACCAAAGCCAAAAGGGCTTAGACGTTGAAGCCGTTGCCTTGGGCGATCCGAACATGGAAACTAACTACGTGTTAAACCACTTTGATGAACCGGCTCCCCGGGTTGTCAAGACGGTGGCTAACGAAACCGACCACGTGATGTTGGTCGACCACAACGAAGCCCAACAAAGTGTTGCCGACCGCGACCAAGTCACTGTTGACGCCGTCGTCGATCACCACAAGATTGGTAACTTCGAAACGGCTGCCCCGTTATACTACCGGGCCGAACCCGTGGGCTGCTGCAGCACGATCTTAGTGGAAATGTTCAACGAAGCTAAGATCGAAATCCCAGCGAAGTTGGCGGGCTTGATGTTATCCGCCATCATTTCGGATACGTTACTCCTGAAGTCGCCAACCACGACCGACGTCGACCGCGAAGCCGTGCGTGAATTAGCCGAAATCGCCGACATCGACGTCCAAAGCTACGGGATTGCGATGTTAAAGGCCGGCACTAACTTGGCCGCTAAGAGTGACCAAGAATTGATCGACGCCGATGCCAAGTCCTTCGACATGGCTGGTAAGAGCGTGCGGATCGACCAAATCAACACGGTTGACTTACAGGACGTCTTGGACCGGCAAGCCGGCATAGAAAAGGCCATGGCTGCCGAAAACGCCGACAAGGGCTACGACCTGTTCATCGCCTTGGCCACCAACGTCTTGACCAGTGACTCCGAACTCATCGTGGTGGGTGACGATGCCACTCGGGCTGCCGTGGAAAAGGCCTTTAACGTGAAGTTAGCGCAAAACCGGGCTAGCTTACCAGGTGTTGTTTCCCGGAAGAAGCAAGTGGTCCCACCATTGACCGCCGCTTTCGAAGGCTAA
- a CDS encoding LysR family transcriptional regulator, with protein MKTKQESIFSSKTLTYFLQLAETMNYTQAAQILGITQPALTQQIKKLERTVGAPLFYSVGKKLRLSDAGYTMLAATHKIYGILNQATDEIQQATSATQGEINIGLLASIEDAVFEDFAIRSYQNNPGIRISFHMLTRKEIWEQLENNRIDLAIMYLPDDSIKNWKPYESKKIISDDLLFIHHDEQLAKKRRVKFKDTTTGAWVMYPEGYYLNQTLHEAYKNQLADFPKSVANFTTPTQLLQFSMQTLASTALPNSFMIGQEALPTTWTAHFDPNIRFDLAFVFRKGKAEIPRISHFLAQFDRYLHTDDYISRLKQLRNN; from the coding sequence ATGAAGACGAAACAGGAAAGTATCTTTTCTTCCAAGACCTTAACGTATTTTTTACAGTTGGCTGAGACCATGAACTATACGCAGGCCGCTCAGATTTTGGGGATCACCCAACCCGCATTGACCCAGCAGATCAAGAAGCTTGAGCGTACGGTGGGGGCACCGTTGTTCTATTCCGTTGGGAAGAAGTTGCGGTTGTCAGATGCCGGGTACACCATGCTGGCGGCAACCCATAAGATTTACGGGATTCTGAACCAAGCCACCGATGAGATCCAGCAGGCCACGAGTGCCACGCAAGGAGAAATTAACATCGGACTCCTGGCTTCGATTGAAGATGCGGTCTTTGAAGACTTTGCCATTCGGTCGTACCAGAATAACCCAGGGATCCGGATTTCTTTTCACATGTTAACGCGTAAGGAGATTTGGGAGCAGCTGGAAAACAACCGTATCGACCTGGCCATCATGTATCTGCCGGACGATTCGATCAAGAATTGGAAGCCTTACGAATCCAAGAAGATCATTTCCGACGACCTGCTGTTCATCCACCACGATGAGCAGTTGGCCAAGAAACGCCGGGTAAAGTTTAAGGACACCACGACGGGAGCCTGGGTCATGTATCCGGAGGGGTATTACCTCAACCAGACGCTGCACGAAGCCTATAAGAATCAGCTGGCCGACTTTCCGAAGAGTGTGGCGAACTTCACCACGCCAACCCAGTTGTTGCAATTTTCGATGCAGACCCTGGCTTCCACGGCGCTCCCAAATTCTTTCATGATCGGTCAAGAGGCCTTACCAACAACCTGGACGGCCCATTTTGATCCCAACATCCGCTTTGATTTAGCCTTTGTCTTCCGCAAGGGTAAGGCGGAGATCCCGCGAATTAGCCATTTTTTGGCCCAGTTCGACCGGTACTTGCATACCGATGACTATATCTCGCGGCTTAAACAATTGCGTAACAACTAA
- the parC gene encoding DNA topoisomerase IV subunit A, producing the protein MSEGQKIQELTLEEVMGDRFGRYSKSIIQERALPDIRDGLKPVQRRILFAMNKDGNTYDKGFRKSAKSVGNVMGNFHPHGDSSIYEALTRMSQDWKVREPLVEMHGNNGSMDGDPAAAMRYTEARLSKLSGEMLRDIDKDTVDMVLNFDDTEYEPTVLPARFPNLLVNGSTGISAGYATEIPPHNLGETIDACVYLLSHPKATLADLMEFVKGPDFPTGGIIQGKDGIVKAYETGRGRIVVRSKTAIEPLRGNKSQITVTEIPYEVNKAQLVKKIDEIRLGKKVEGLAEVRDETDRDGLRIAIELKRDADAQGILNYLFKNTELQVTYNFNMVAINHQRPEHVGLKAILSAYLEHQQHVITRRTKYDLQKALDRQQIVSGLIKALSILDQVIKTIRASKNRKDARDNLAAAYDFTEKQADAIVALQLYRLTNTDVTQLEAEAAKLAAAIETDHKILADPKTLNAVLRKELKAVAKEYRNPRRTTIEDQIEDLKIKTEVTVADEEVIVMVSHDGYLKRSSIRSYTASDAAENGLKDEDYPIFMEQLSTLDHLMMFTNQGNLIYRPVHEIADVKWKETGEHISQAIGLAPDEEIVGTFAFKSLKETGHFLIATSDGYIKQTAFDALTPGRTYKKRAAVYEKLKHPDARVVAVTYLADPDDQRGILLVSKNGYALRYAIDEVSVNGARTTGVRAMDLRNDDEVVNLALVTDNDTIALVTQRGAFKRLAMKELSVTSRARRGVLILRELKREPHRVVDFLTIPSGNPALEIITSRERTHDVIPTEHPLSGRYANGSFVVDTDVEGTPVQLRVKPTELVLN; encoded by the coding sequence GTGAGTGAAGGACAAAAGATTCAAGAACTAACGTTGGAAGAGGTCATGGGTGACCGCTTCGGTCGCTACTCCAAATCCATCATTCAAGAGCGGGCTTTACCGGATATTCGTGACGGGTTAAAGCCCGTTCAGCGTCGCATCCTGTTCGCCATGAATAAGGATGGGAACACCTACGATAAGGGGTTCCGTAAGTCGGCTAAGTCCGTCGGAAACGTCATGGGGAATTTTCACCCCCACGGGGACAGCTCGATCTACGAGGCCCTGACGCGCATGAGTCAGGACTGGAAGGTCCGCGAACCCTTAGTGGAAATGCACGGGAACAACGGCTCGATGGACGGGGACCCGGCGGCCGCAATGCGGTACACCGAAGCCCGTCTCAGTAAGCTATCGGGAGAAATGTTACGCGATATCGATAAGGATACCGTCGACATGGTCTTAAACTTTGACGATACGGAATACGAACCGACCGTCTTACCGGCCCGCTTTCCCAACCTGTTGGTCAATGGCTCGACCGGGATCTCGGCCGGCTATGCCACGGAGATTCCGCCGCACAACCTAGGTGAAACCATCGACGCGTGCGTCTACCTGTTGAGTCACCCCAAGGCCACACTGGCCGATTTGATGGAATTCGTGAAGGGTCCCGATTTTCCGACCGGCGGCATCATTCAGGGGAAAGATGGCATCGTCAAGGCCTACGAGACCGGCCGCGGCCGCATCGTGGTCCGCTCCAAGACGGCCATTGAACCACTCCGGGGGAACAAGAGTCAAATCACCGTCACCGAGATCCCTTACGAGGTCAACAAGGCCCAATTGGTCAAGAAAATTGACGAAATTCGCCTGGGTAAAAAGGTCGAAGGCTTGGCCGAAGTCCGGGACGAGACCGACCGCGACGGGTTACGGATCGCCATCGAGCTCAAACGCGACGCCGACGCCCAAGGAATCTTGAACTACCTGTTTAAGAACACCGAGTTGCAGGTGACCTACAACTTCAACATGGTGGCCATCAACCACCAACGCCCCGAGCACGTGGGCCTCAAGGCCATTCTATCCGCCTACCTGGAGCATCAGCAACACGTGATCACCCGGCGGACCAAGTACGACTTACAGAAGGCCTTGGACCGGCAACAGATCGTCAGTGGGTTGATCAAGGCGTTATCGATCCTCGATCAGGTCATCAAGACCATTCGGGCGTCGAAGAACCGTAAGGACGCCCGCGATAACCTGGCGGCGGCCTACGACTTTACCGAAAAGCAGGCCGACGCTATCGTGGCCCTACAATTGTACCGGTTGACCAACACCGACGTGACCCAGTTAGAAGCTGAAGCGGCGAAGCTCGCCGCGGCGATTGAAACCGATCACAAAATTTTGGCCGATCCTAAGACCCTAAATGCCGTGTTGCGTAAAGAGTTAAAGGCCGTGGCCAAGGAATACCGGAATCCGCGCAGGACCACCATCGAAGACCAGATTGAAGACTTGAAGATCAAAACGGAAGTCACGGTCGCCGACGAAGAGGTCATCGTCATGGTCAGCCATGACGGTTACCTGAAACGCTCCAGCATCCGGTCGTACACGGCCTCGGATGCGGCCGAAAACGGCTTAAAGGATGAGGATTACCCGATCTTCATGGAACAGCTCAGTACCCTCGATCACCTGATGATGTTTACCAATCAGGGGAACTTAATCTACCGACCGGTTCACGAGATTGCCGACGTGAAGTGGAAGGAAACCGGGGAACACATCAGTCAAGCCATTGGCCTGGCACCCGACGAGGAAATCGTGGGCACCTTTGCCTTCAAGAGTCTTAAAGAGACCGGGCACTTTTTAATCGCTACCAGTGACGGGTACATCAAGCAGACTGCCTTTGACGCGCTCACGCCGGGACGGACCTACAAGAAGCGCGCCGCGGTCTACGAGAAGCTGAAGCACCCAGACGCGCGGGTTGTGGCGGTCACCTACCTGGCCGATCCCGATGATCAACGCGGCATCCTGCTAGTTTCCAAGAACGGCTACGCCTTGCGTTACGCCATCGACGAAGTCTCGGTCAACGGCGCCCGGACCACCGGGGTACGGGCCATGGACTTACGCAACGACGATGAGGTGGTCAACTTAGCGCTGGTCACCGACAACGATACCATCGCCTTAGTCACCCAACGAGGGGCCTTTAAGCGCCTGGCAATGAAGGAATTATCCGTTACCAGCCGAGCGCGCCGCGGGGTCTTGATTCTCCGGGAGTTAAAACGCGAACCACACCGTGTGGTCGACTTCCTCACGATTCCGAGTGGCAATCCCGCCCTGGAAATCATCACCAGTCGCGAACGGACGCACGATGTCATCCCGACGGAGCATCCCCTCAGTGGCCGTTACGCTAACGGGTCGTTTGTGGTCGACACGGACGTGGAAGGTACTCCGGTCCAGTTGCGGGTTAAACCCACGGAGTTGGTCCTGAATTAA
- the parE gene encoding DNA topoisomerase IV subunit B, with amino-acid sequence MAKAKPKYDDSSIQVLEGLEAVRKRPGMYIGSTDSRGLHHLVYEIVDNAVDEALAGYGKEINVTIHADNSITVVDHGRGMPVGMHASGIPTPEVILTVLHAGGKFGQGGYKTSGGLHGVGASVVNALSSALTVTIVRDGVRYQEKFVDGGHPQGTLNKLGNTRAHNGTTLTFKPDSKIFTTTVYNFGTLAERLRESAFLLKGVKITLTDERAGQEREEAYHFEDGIKEFVSYLNEDKDTLGDVLYFDGKKDGIEVEVAAQYNDGYTENLLSFVNNVRTKDGGTHEAGMRSGWTKAFNEYARKVGILKDRDKNLEGSDLREGLSAVISLRIPENLLQFEGQTKEKLGTPEARTVVDGVVAEQLTYFLMENGDFGKMLICKATQARQAREAARKARDESRNGKKHKRHERLLSGKLTPAQSKNAAKNELFLVEGDSAGGSAKQGRNRKFQAILPLRGKVLNTEKAKLPDIMKNEEISTMIYTIGAGVGADFDIDAANYDKIIIMTDADDDGAHIQILLLTFFYKYMRPMIDAGRVYIALPPLYRIQRTGKKATIDYAWTNDELVAKTKKIANHGYHLQRFKGLGEMDAEQLWETTMDPDNRTLIRVQIDDAALAERRVTTLMGDKVEPRRKWIENNVQFTLEDDDQDFLTGAETKGQS; translated from the coding sequence ATGGCGAAAGCAAAACCAAAATATGACGACTCCTCCATTCAAGTCTTGGAGGGGTTGGAAGCTGTTCGTAAACGTCCGGGTATGTACATCGGTTCAACCGACAGTCGGGGCCTGCACCATTTGGTCTACGAAATTGTCGATAATGCCGTGGATGAAGCCTTGGCCGGTTACGGGAAAGAAATCAACGTGACTATCCATGCCGACAATAGCATCACGGTCGTGGATCATGGTCGGGGGATGCCCGTGGGGATGCACGCCTCCGGGATTCCGACCCCTGAAGTCATCTTAACGGTCCTGCACGCGGGAGGGAAGTTTGGCCAGGGCGGCTATAAGACCTCCGGTGGTTTGCACGGGGTTGGCGCCTCCGTGGTCAACGCCTTGTCGAGTGCCCTAACCGTCACCATTGTGCGGGACGGCGTGCGTTACCAAGAAAAATTTGTCGACGGGGGCCATCCCCAAGGTACGCTCAATAAATTAGGCAATACGCGGGCCCATAACGGGACGACTTTGACCTTTAAACCCGATAGCAAGATCTTCACCACCACGGTCTACAACTTTGGGACCTTGGCGGAACGGTTGCGCGAATCGGCCTTCCTGTTAAAGGGCGTCAAGATCACCCTGACCGACGAACGGGCCGGCCAGGAACGCGAAGAAGCCTACCACTTCGAAGACGGCATCAAGGAATTCGTCAGTTACCTCAACGAAGATAAGGATACGTTAGGCGACGTCCTGTATTTTGATGGTAAAAAAGACGGCATCGAAGTCGAGGTCGCCGCGCAATACAACGACGGCTACACGGAAAACCTGTTATCGTTCGTCAACAACGTTCGCACCAAGGACGGCGGAACCCACGAAGCGGGGATGCGCAGTGGCTGGACCAAGGCCTTTAACGAATACGCCCGCAAAGTGGGCATCTTAAAGGATCGCGATAAGAACCTGGAAGGCTCCGACTTAAGAGAAGGGCTGTCCGCCGTTATCTCCCTACGGATTCCCGAAAACCTCTTACAATTTGAGGGGCAGACCAAGGAAAAGCTGGGCACGCCGGAAGCGCGAACCGTCGTGGACGGGGTCGTGGCCGAACAGCTAACCTATTTCTTAATGGAAAACGGCGACTTCGGGAAAATGTTGATCTGCAAGGCCACGCAGGCCCGCCAAGCCAGAGAAGCCGCCCGCAAGGCCAGAGACGAAAGCCGCAACGGTAAGAAGCATAAGCGGCACGAACGGTTATTATCCGGGAAATTGACCCCCGCGCAGTCCAAGAACGCAGCCAAGAACGAACTGTTCTTAGTCGAAGGGGATTCCGCCGGGGGCTCGGCCAAGCAAGGCCGTAACCGGAAGTTCCAGGCCATCCTACCGTTACGGGGGAAGGTCTTAAACACCGAAAAGGCCAAGTTACCAGACATCATGAAGAACGAAGAAATCAGCACCATGATCTACACCATTGGGGCCGGGGTCGGCGCGGACTTTGACATCGACGCCGCCAACTACGACAAGATCATCATCATGACCGATGCCGATGACGACGGGGCCCACATTCAGATCCTGTTACTGACCTTCTTTTACAAGTACATGCGCCCGATGATCGACGCCGGCCGGGTCTACATCGCCCTGCCACCGCTGTACCGGATCCAACGGACGGGGAAGAAAGCCACAATCGACTACGCCTGGACCAACGACGAGCTGGTCGCTAAAACCAAGAAGATCGCCAATCACGGTTACCACCTGCAGCGGTTCAAGGGGCTGGGGGAAATGGATGCCGAACAGCTGTGGGAAACCACCATGGATCCCGATAACCGGACCTTGATTCGCGTGCAAATTGACGATGCGGCCTTAGCCGAACGGCGGGTTACCACGTTAATGGGCGACAAGGTCGAACCACGGCGCAAGTGGATCGAAAATAACGTCCAATTTACCTTAGAAGACGACGACCAGGATTTCTTAACGGGCGCCGAAACTAAGGGTCAATCCTAG